The Naumovozyma dairenensis CBS 421 chromosome 2, complete genome genome segment GCTTTggaaataaaatttaaGGTCAGTAGGTGCCTCTTCCAACAACGTCAAACCAACCACTGAGGTTACTACCGAGAGTACGCACGTAGGTGTATTATGTACTACAggtaaaaaaaatttgatggTAAACAGAGTAACTGAGCCGAGACAGACACCAGACATAACTGTTTGTCCACCTGAGAGGGCATTTATCTTCGATCTTCCATAACCTCCAAAGGCAGGGAGTGCTCCGAAAAGAGATCCTACAATATTCATACTTCCTAGGGCGACTAATTCTCTATTTGATGAAACCGTCAAATCATAAGTTGTACCTAACGCTTTAGAAGCTGTGGTAGATTCAAAGAAACCTAGCACAGCACATACGATACCTGCGTCTAAAAGGGgttttaataataatcgATTCGTTTTGTCCAAAGGATTATGTAAGCTGTCAAACCCATTTACTTTGAAATCTCCTATTATACtaatatcaaatttatgTTTGATATCAAAATGGAATGAAAACATGATAGTACCTACAATAACGATTAATATTTCGGGAACAAATATTACCCATTTAAATCTCTTCATTAGTCTTTTCTTCATGACTTTCATTAacatcaaaataataaaggaaTATAGACTAAGTATAGCAGTGGGGGCATGGTAATTGTGTTGACCATATTTAATTAGAAAcaaaatcttttcaaaaggTGTGTGGTAGTGTTCAGGGGAGGTAGCTAAAACTTTATCCAACTTTAGTTCAGAAATTAATGAGTTAATGATCATAACGAAACCAACGGAACATATGAAACCTCTTAGTAGAGCTCTGCTCAGTATATTTCCCAAAAACCCTAACCTAAAAATACCGAGAAATAAGAGGAATGATCCACTTATAAATGTAACAACAATTGATATGGATATAGTAGATATCCGCTCGTCATGGTTTACCATCGGTTCCACCGCTTGTCCAACAACAAGTGAGATAGCACTCTCAGGACCAACAATCATTTGAGGTACAGAACCAAATATTGCATAAATGAACGGGGTTATGGCCAATGAATACAATCCAGACAACGGTTCCACATGTGCTAAGGAGGTTGCATATGATAAAGCTAATGGTATTTGGAAGGATGCGACCGAAAGCCCTGCAGTAAGATCGCCTAGAAATTTTGTTAAGGTATAATTCGGCATCCAAGAAAAACATGGGAAATAATATGCCAAGTAGTCCCAAATATTGGAAGTTGTTAAGATGGAACGGTTATTTATAGCTATCCTATCTTGAACGTCCTCTTGGTTATATACCAATCCATCTTCATTGTGTTGGCTTATAGCCTCAGCACTATCACTACTACCATTGGTATCACAAAACCTTCTAGAAGGCTGCATTCTTACTAGATTAACCAGCCTACTTTCCTGTGCTTTCAACAAGCGCTTTATTTTACTTCTGTTCTTCGTCCCTTACGTTCTATGAATTTATGATGAACTATTAAGAACCCGGCACAACTTTCGTTAGAATGTTTGATCTTCCAGGTTTTCAGTATTCTTAGATGTTGCCGATATATTGTAGAGTCCCATTTAAATTAGTTCCCACTTTGTTTATATCATATATGTTATGGTACGTATAGAGTCATTATATTCAGCAAAGCTTCTCAACTCAGTAGCAGAAAAGTTAACATTAACTTCGATCTCAAGTCAGGGTTCACCAGAGGTAAGTTCCTCGGCTTTTTGTAGCGATGGGGTACCTTTTCCAGACCTAAAAAAATCTGGGCAGAAATAGAGATTACCGCTGTTAAAGATTTATAATGTATATAAGGTTTGTATTTATATGGTGGCGGGGGGGCATTCCCCGGAAAAGGTCAGTTCCCGAATTTTCCAGATGTTAAAGTATTTTACAATTTAGTTCTGGGCTGtgtttcaaatttatttccAAATAATTAGTCAAGCAATTCGTTATTATACATCTGTACCCATTTTCGAAGGAAAGACAATGATGTAGCCTCGACATTTTTCGTAATCTTCATATTACACCTGTTAATATCATGAACGTTAAATATGATATGGAATATTTGTgtcattatatatttttcttatacAATTAACTATTTtacatattatattgatCCAAATACGTTATGGTGTATAAGACGGAGAACAGGTGTACcgtaaagaaaaagaagaaaggaTATGTTGTCgatccaattttttttggataTTTCTGTCCTAGATGAGAACTACCCACGAGAAAAGTTTCAGAAAGGAATTTTGCTATTTTGCATATTTTACAATCAGGCTCTAATAGCCAGATGAGTGTacactatatatattattactatatATGCCGTATAGAACACTAATAATTACTGCTTTTGTACTGTGGCGTCCCTTTCCCCCTCTATCCGAAATAGGTGAGGGGCATGTGCCTTAAGGGTACGTGCCCAAGTGGGACAGAAGTGTGGCCACTTTCGTGGGCACTTTCGgctttttcaaaatctgaAAGTGCATTGTTCTCCGGTGTTCTCTCCAGGTACCTAGGACGGATAGGATTTTTGGTCTATCCTAAGGGATTTCGGGCCTACCCTACCTTTTTTAATCCCCAGTGAAAATCTTCAATCCAGTCCTAATTCTAACCTAACCCGAAGTCTATCCTAAtccaatccatttttttaattatataatttatgaGAAAATTActataaaaatcatattatacGACTgctatttttcaattcttttttcaatccataaaatttgatttctaccctaccttttttcaaaattttcacgCCCAATCCttgctttttcaattcattaaccCTAAGCCGTCCCAGGCCTGGTTCTCTCAGCCTTCCGGGTTTTGAAGTTCCTCAAAGTGGTCACAAAAGAGGCCACACTTCTGTCTTACCTGTGTACGTACGTAGTATGCTGGGTGGGGGATAGGCCTGGTCGGGCACTTTTTGAAAGCTTGCCCCCATAGTTAACAAATTTTTCGGGTCTTGCCCTGCTCCACGCGCAAGAAAATTTTGTCCAACCCTTGCCCCATACTTGCCCCAATTAGGTGTTACCCGGCCACCAGATTGTAATTTTACTTAGGTAATCTTTGTATTTGAACTAGTTTAccatataaaaaatttttAGCCGAGTTTTGCCCCAAATTTTCCTCATGAAGAATGGCCCTTACCCACCTCGGGCAACGGGCAAGGTTCTTGCCCGACCAGGCCCAGTGGGGGATAACCCGGAGAggtcattattttcaaaatgttaCTGTCGCTCAGTAATAAAGACTGGCGGGGAGGGGGGAACGACGACCCTTTGGTGAACCCGGTTTCACATAACCAAGAGCTAGGAGGCGGCTGGAGCAGCCATGAAGTAATGCCCGTGAGAATCTAAAGGctccaataataattggTGACTGCTGAAAGAGAATGGATGACGTTCTTCCCCCAAACGACCTATATATTACATAATTCGGctttaatatttaaataatagtatTGCATATTCATAGCTGCTATATACTAAAGGTGTGTATAGTATCAAAAGAAATGATACTTACGATATGTATTTacaattctttttttcttgaatattaaTTCTAATTATATGGTAGAACCCAGCTGATCTAGCTTTGCATTTCTTGGAGCTTCTCTGTTAATTCAGGCACAATGTCAAATAGATCTCCTTGCAAACCGTAGTCCGCGACCTTAAATATGGGAGCATCAGCATCTTTGTTGATGGCGACGACGACTTTGGAACCTTTCATTCCTGCTAAATGTTGAATTGCTCCTGATACACCTATGGCAACGTACAAATCTGGCGCTACAATTTTCCCTGTTTGGCCAATTTGTAAAGAATTGTCACAAAATCCGCCATCAACTGCAGCTCTCGTTGCACCAACTGCTGCGTTTAAGGTATTTGCTAACGGATCTAATAAACTTTCAAAATGCTCtttatctttcaaagaaacTCCACCAGTTATAACAGTTTTCGCGGAAGTTAAATCGGGTCTTTTGTCATTGTCCAATAAAGCATCAGATTCCcatttaatatcatcattaactTCGGAAGTCTGAACTTGTTTAATTGGGATGTTGGGAgatatcatatttttttgtaccTGTTTTGTTATGGAAAAGGAAGATGGCCTAACAGTAATCATGTTCAGTTTTTGTTGACTGCCAATGGTGGCAATGGCATTCCCGGCATATATGGGCCTCTTAAATGTAGTAGCATCTAAAATTTCAGTAACGTCACAAATTGCTTGATAATTCAAGACGGCGGCGAGACGAGGAATAATGTTTTTCCCGATCGATGAATTTGCCATAACAAAATGGGTGTATTTATCAACAGTGCCTAACACATTCTGTAGGAGAGGAGTTACAACTTCTGGAAGATAAGTATTCAACGTTGCATCTTCAGCAACAAGGATTTCTTGAAGACCTAGATCTGTTGAAGACGACTGCAATTGTTTCGCAATTCCAGGTGCATGAGATCCAATGATTATAGCAGTGATTGggttctttaatttttgagCGGCATGTATAGCGCTCATAGAAGGTATAGATACTTTACCATCCCTTGTGGCCTCAATAAAAGCCAAAGTTGAAGAGAATCTTATTTTCCCCAAAGTTATTGTGTGACCTCGGATACCGGGAAGGGTCCTTAGGAATAGCATCATGTACCAGATTTAAAACAGTGGGAAGCTATCTGAATATAGTATTGTGACGTATATCTATAAGTTTATAAtttatagaaaataatggttTGTCAATACATGAATGTATTTCTAGATGAATATCAAATTAAGAGAAGGATTAAGCTTACTGACTCTGTTCTTGTTTTATATCCTGTTTTAAGTAGTTTACCCTAAAATAGGTGAGAAGCCCACATAAAAAGTAACCCGCACTTGGCACTACGGATACTACTTCCCCGTAGTGAGAGCAAGTTTCTCTGcctaaaattgaaattaagCCGACGTTTGGTTGTTTTCTGCCCGGGAAAGTTTGCCAATCGTTGAAGGCTAGACGGAGGCCAGAGAGGAAATTGTCCGCCTAAGTGCGTACATACGTACAACATGTGGGACATAGAGCTAGCTCGGTTCCTGGTAGTTCCGAGGTTGGGCCTAGAGGAAGAAGCTAGCAGGCCATTTAGGTGGCGGTATTGAAAGCATAAGGTAACTTTAGATTAATCTCAAGCCCATATTTGTTGGTATACGAACTAGTAAATCAGCCCAAAAAGAGTCCTTTTCGATAGAACTAATCCAAGAGAAAATACTGAAATCAAAACTTGTATGTTTCTCACTTAAGGCACCcgaagaaaaattgatcGAATTGAATACTAACTATTATCGGATCAAAACATACACTCCCTTGAGTGAACCAATTGCTCTCAATATAGAACCTCTAGTAATATATTAGTCTTCCtagtattatttattatatgcCTAATTACTGAAAAACTCCAATTTTATACCTATTAAAGAACCAGGTCTTTGTCacaaatttattttccataATACCGTCGAGTATAATCTAAGAGATTTTGTGGTAGAGAAGCGCTGTTCTTTCTGCTGCCCATCATAACTAGACTAGTATATTATCGACTATGCCACGAGGAGACCGAGATCATACGGTGAATAAAGTCCCAACCAAGAGTCCGGACATGGAATCGACAAACAAATGGAAAATCCCACATTACTACAGAAGATCACATGTCCATTCACCTACACAATACTCAAATCCAAACGGGTCCCTAAACTCATTCAATGGCTCTCccaatataaatataatgacCAGTCCTAAAAAACTACTAATAGAAGAACCTCAAAGAGTCAAGACtaaatcaagaaaatcGAAGAGGAAGGATGGGCAAGTAGTCTTTGTGAATTACACAGTCCTCGACACGGAAAAGAAAGCCACTATGAACACAGACATCGAGAAAGATATACCCCTTGCTGAACAAcatcaaatattaaaacgaaaatcttcaaaaaacTCAGTattacaaatatttaaatcatcGTCGAAAAATCTAAGAAACTCTAGCAACAGAGCCTCGTTAAAATTAGTTAAGGATAAAAACCTGcataataacaataccCCTGCTGTAAATCTATCAGAAGTAGGTACACTGATAAACAAATCAGGTGGCCCATCAACAGCTTCTGCGAAGGTAAAGGATACAACAAAGTCTCTATCGGCAAAAAGATCATACGGTTCTTTTTTAAAGCATACCAAACTAGTGCCAAACTGTAATCAGGTGGCGAAGTCTTACATCACAGAAACGTTAGACAACCAATGGGAGGGAGATTTGGAAGTAGTTCCAAAATCGTTACCAAATCCATCATTGGCAAAGCCTtctaacaataataatagagaTAAATTAACTCCACTAAAAGTTGCTAATATCCCCTTATTTACTGCAAGACATAAAGCAACAAGTAAATCCAAAATGCCTTCCAAAGTTGAACAAATGAAGTCTGAAAATAACCAGGTAGTTAACaatcatttttttgatgACAATACCTATACTACCGAAGCTGTTGTCCATGCGAGCTACAATACTTTTCCGACTGATACAGATGGTTATAAACTGcgagaagaaaatgatgcATCTGTTGCATTTAGTAAATTATTCACAAGGAAAAGGGCAAATACAAGTGGGGCTCCATCTTCTTTCCTAAACTCAACTTGCAATCCAAATACAAATCAAGGTCACAATACTATCACTAGAGGTAATACCTGTAACAACCAAAAGCAGCATACTGCAAACCGCAGGATTAATCGGTCATCCTCGTCTTCTGCCATCGCTCAAAGAACAATGTCCATAGCCTCTTTGTCATCATTGTCCAATCGATATTCCCCTAATAGAATTATATCACCAGGGCGGCCGAGGTCAAGTACGAGAAGTTCCTCATCATATAGGATGTCAAGAGATTTAGGATCACTCTATGGAACTGCATCTAATATTCCAGAACTGGCTCTAGAAAACGAAGGTAATCAGTTTCTTGATAATCAATATATAGCGAACTATAGCCAAGTTACgaataatgataacaatCTAAACAACTCAATGTTCAACCATAAGAAAAATCAGGAATCAATATCGGATATACACCAGATATACAGTGCGGGAACAGTTGCATCAACACCTTCATCGTCCTTTGTAACGCCACCATATTTTGGACAAGCGCTACAGTCATCAACTTCTGCGGTATCTACTCCTAGCTGTGTTGAGTCTACTAACTATCATAGTGGAACCCTTCGGCCAAATAATAACCCATACGGTAACAATGACAGTTCAAGTAATTTACCAAGAACCAGATCTAATCATACAAACAGTAATTCAGTGTCCACAAGAAAGGCTGATCAAGAAAGCGACAACTTTTTCTCGGAGTTTTCGAGTATCACCACACCGACGGGTAGTATATATCCTACTTGGGAAATGCAACGAATAGAAGCTGCCATACCGAAACAAAATCCAAAGTATTATGAAAATCTTCCCAAAAATGGGTACATGCATAGGACTACAAGTCAGGGGTACAAcagtaatagtaataatattgatagGAAAACTAACGGCATTGAGCGATTTGATGGTCTTCACAGTCAATCCAAGACATACCATGATGCAAGAAAATCTACTAGCAGTGCGGTGGATTCATTAATGACCAACTCTATCGGCTCAACGGCAAGTAGTATAACACCAAGAATGAATTCACAAGATGGagagaaatattttcttgttaACACCGGAATAGCatcaaaagaaatcaatcTGAATCATTTCAACAAGCCTATAACTGAGAATAACGAAACTTCTGTTCAAGCTACGAATAAC includes the following:
- the NDAI0B02210 gene encoding uncharacterized protein (similar to Saccharomyces cerevisiae YPR003C; ancestral locus Anc_8.99); this encodes MQPSRRFCDTNGSSDSAEAISQHNEDGLVYNQEDVQDRIAINNRSILTTSNIWDYLAYYFPCFSWMPNYTLTKFLGDLTAGLSVASFQIPLALSYATSLAHVEPLSGLYSLAITPFIYAIFGSVPQMIVGPESAISLVVGQAVEPMVNHDERISTISISIVVTFISGSFLLFLGIFRLGFLGNILSRALLRGFICSVGFVMIINSLISELKLDKVLATSPEHYHTPFEKILFLIKYGQHNYHAPTAILSLYSFIILMLMKVMKKRLMKRFKWVIFVPEILIVIVGTIMFSFHFDIKHKFDISIIGDFKVNGFDSLHNPLDKTNRLLLKPLLDAGIVCAVLGFFESTTASKALGTTYDLTVSSNRELVALGSMNIVGSLFGALPAFGGYGRSKINALSGGQTVMSGVCLGSVTLFTIKFFLPVVHNTPTCVLSVVTSVVGLTLLEEAPTDLKFYFQSHGYNELIVLGLTFITTIFYSVEVGICVGCCYSIISIIKHSAQSRIQILAKRKGDNRFSNADELGIFDGENNNNNTFFEPLLEDLDEDRLVVKIPEPLTFTNTEDLKERLSRLERFGSVRVHPGRRDLRSRDKTKYIIFDLHGMTYIDASAAQILLEIILAYNRRQVFVFFVRVPMRREVRQRFERSGLNKIIVTKSPSATNTGQNLFPELSPYFEDITDALAYIESMKSPVMTDDQESFYSNRLINSAIV
- the AIM45 gene encoding Aim45p (similar to Saccharomyces cerevisiae YPR004C; ancestral locus Anc_8.100) — translated: MMLFLRTLPGIRGHTITLGKIRFSSTLAFIEATRDGKVSIPSMSAIHAAQKLKNPITAIIIGSHAPGIAKQLQSSSTDLGLQEILVAEDATLNTYLPEVVTPLLQNVLGTVDKYTHFVMANSSIGKNIIPRLAAVLNYQAICDVTEILDATTFKRPIYAGNAIATIGSQQKLNMITVRPSSFSITKQVQKNMISPNIPIKQVQTSEVNDDIKWESDALLDNDKRPDLTSAKTVITGGVSLKDKEHFESLLDPLANTLNAAVGATRAAVDGGFCDNSLQIGQTGKIVAPDLYVAIGVSGAIQHLAGMKGSKVVVAINKDADAPIFKVADYGLQGDLFDIVPELTEKLQEMQS
- the BCK2 gene encoding Bck2p (similar to Saccharomyces cerevisiae BCK2 (YER167W); ancestral locus Anc_8.232), with the translated sequence MPRGDRDHTVNKVPTKSPDMESTNKWKIPHYYRRSHVHSPTQYSNPNGSLNSFNGSPNINIMTSPKKLLIEEPQRVKTKSRKSKRKDGQVVFVNYTVLDTEKKATMNTDIEKDIPLAEQHQILKRKSSKNSVLQIFKSSSKNLRNSSNRASLKLVKDKNLHNNNTPAVNLSEVGTLINKSGGPSTASAKVKDTTKSLSAKRSYGSFLKHTKLVPNCNQVAKSYITETLDNQWEGDLEVVPKSLPNPSLAKPSNNNNRDKLTPLKVANIPLFTARHKATSKSKMPSKVEQMKSENNQVVNNHFFDDNTYTTEAVVHASYNTFPTDTDGYKLREENDASVAFSKLFTRKRANTSGAPSSFLNSTCNPNTNQGHNTITRGNTCNNQKQHTANRRINRSSSSSAIAQRTMSIASLSSLSNRYSPNRIISPGRPRSSTRSSSSYRMSRDLGSLYGTASNIPELALENEGNQFLDNQYIANYSQVTNNDNNLNNSMFNHKKNQESISDIHQIYSAGTVASTPSSSFVTPPYFGQALQSSTSAVSTPSCVESTNYHSGTLRPNNNPYGNNDSSSNLPRTRSNHTNSNSVSTRKADQESDNFFSEFSSITTPTGSIYPTWEMQRIEAAIPKQNPKYYENLPKNGYMHRTTSQGYNSNSNNIDRKTNGIERFDGLHSQSKTYHDARKSTSSAVDSLMTNSIGSTASSITPRMNSQDGEKYFLVNTGIASKEINLNHFNKPITENNETSVQATNNNRNDTNNLDNNMDPLSQLYTEFDFENPNSFFHEQSCIMNSTTSNADTLMQNGENTKNDETISSLGLGTSSIISPNSTVQRPFNNLTTTTTNNDSSLPMNGNLGYNSQYNSTEGLDMVNLNDNNAIFDIQSMLLLSELGDNYMTGTKVSNSNDHINDDKIGLPFDNNNS